The segment CCGCCAGAAGCGCAGCCTGCTCACCAAGGCGCTCCGGCACTACGGCGATTTGTCCCAGCGCACCTTCGCGGTGTGGGGCCTGTCCTTCAAGCCCAGGACGGACGACATGCGCGAGGCCCCGTCCGTGGAGATCATCGAGGGGCTGCTGACGCGCGGTGCCCGGGTCCAGTGTCATGATCCGGTGGCCCGGGACGCCGCCCGGCGCTGCTTCGCCGACCGCGTCTCGTACGCCTCCACCTGCTACGACGCGGCGGAGGGCGCCGACGGGCTGTTCCTCGCCACGGAGTGGAGCGACTTCCGCCACCCGGACCTGCGCCGGCTCTGGCGGCTGATGCGGCAGCCGGTCATCTTCGACGGCCGCAACGCGCTCGACCCGGAGGAAGCGCGAGCCGCGGGCTTCACCTACTTCGGCATCGGTCGCGGCTGAAACCCGGCATGGCTCCTCCACCCTCATCCGGCCGCGATTGCGTCCGTGACGCCCGTGGGTCCCGGTGTGGCGTGAAGCGCACAGGAGGACTTTGCCTCACGGAATCCTGCTTGCGCGTACATGGAGGGTCCGACTACGCGCTGGGCCCGGGGGAACGCTTCCAGTCCCCATCCTGTCGCCGCTGGCGCGGCGCCCACACCTTCATCCCGGCTTCACGCTGTCGTGACCGGGATGCTCCACCTTGGGCAGACGCGCGTCCCCCGTGACGGCGGACTGCCGGTAACCGGAGACTCCATGGCCCGCGAGAAGAAGACCGAGTTCGACATCGTCCTGTGGGGCGCCACGGGCTTCACCGGCCGCCTGGTGGCGGAGTACCTGGCCCGCTCGCGGGACGGGCACGGCGCGAAGTGGGCGCTCGCCGGACGGGACGCGGGCCGCCTGGAGAAGGTCCGTGAGGAACTGGCCCGGGTGGACCCCGCGTGCGCGGACCTGCCGATCATCATCGCGGACGCGAAGGACGCCGCGTCGCTGGACGCGCTGGTGGCGCGCACGCGCGTCGTCATCTCCACGGTGGGGCCCTACAACCGCTACGGCAGCGAGCTGGTGGCCGCGTGCGTCCGCGCGGGCACGGACTACTGCGACCTGACGGGCGAAGTGCACTGGATGCGCAAGATGATTGACGCGCACGACGCGCAGGCCCGGGAGACGGGGGCGCGCATCGTCCATACGTGCGGCTTCGACTCCATCCCCTCCGACCTGGGCGTGCTGATGGTCCAGGACTACATGCGCGAGCGGCACGGCGGCCACTGCGACCAGGTGCGCTTCCACCTGACGCACATGCGCGGCGGCTTCAGCGGCGGCACCATCGCCAGCATGATGGACACGCTCGACGCGGTGAAGGCGGACCCGGCGCTGCGCCGCGTGGTGTCGGGCGCGCACGCGTTGGATCCCGAGCCGGGCCGGGGCACGAAGGAGGAGCGCGACCAGATGACGGTGCGCAAGAGCCCGGAGAGCGGCGGCTGGACGGCGCCGTTCGTGATGGCCGCCGTCAACACGCGCGTCGTGCGGCGCTCCAACGCGCTGCTGGGCTATCCCTGGGGCCGCGACTTCTTCTACGCGGAGGTCACCGACTTCGGCCCCGGCCCCAAGGGGCTCGCGCTGGCGGCGTCCATCACCGCGGGGTTGGGCGGGTTCATGGCCGTCTCGAACGTGGGCGCGGTGCGCGAGCTGCTGGAGAAGCACGTGCTGCCCGCGCCCGGGCAGGGGCCGTCCGCGAAGATTCGTGAGAGCGGTCGCTTCGAGGTGCGGATGCTGGGCGAGGGACTGTCGCCCAAGAGCGGCCAGCGCGTGAAGGTGGAGGGCAAGGTGGCGGCGAAGGGGGACCCGGGCTACGCGGCGACGGCGCGCATGCTCGCGGAGTCCGCCCTGTGC is part of the Corallococcus soli genome and harbors:
- a CDS encoding saccharopine dehydrogenase family protein; protein product: MAREKKTEFDIVLWGATGFTGRLVAEYLARSRDGHGAKWALAGRDAGRLEKVREELARVDPACADLPIIIADAKDAASLDALVARTRVVISTVGPYNRYGSELVAACVRAGTDYCDLTGEVHWMRKMIDAHDAQARETGARIVHTCGFDSIPSDLGVLMVQDYMRERHGGHCDQVRFHLTHMRGGFSGGTIASMMDTLDAVKADPALRRVVSGAHALDPEPGRGTKEERDQMTVRKSPESGGWTAPFVMAAVNTRVVRRSNALLGYPWGRDFFYAEVTDFGPGPKGLALAASITAGLGGFMAVSNVGAVRELLEKHVLPAPGQGPSAKIRESGRFEVRMLGEGLSPKSGQRVKVEGKVAAKGDPGYAATARMLAESALCLAFDALPKRAGILTPASAMGMTLVERLRKAGMTFEVHDRAA